In one Desulfoferula mesophila genomic region, the following are encoded:
- the rfbD gene encoding dTDP-4-dehydrorhamnose reductase, which yields MADNTKILLFGAGGMLGRELLGAPLPGGLSLVGLTRAQADITSPEQVDRALAEHRPGLVLNAAAFSNVDGAESQPKVALAVNAQGPGNLARACGQAGIPLLQVSTDYVFGGSGQTIPYREDDPPAPLNQYGLTKLRGEQLVRQACPSHLIVRTSWLFGALSRNFIHLMLELMRTRAAIKVVADQVGCPTSAGDLAQGLLRLAGLVLSQREPVWGTYHLSGPLVLNRYEFAQMIWAEACKRLDKDLVIEPVGSEAFAAPAKRPAYSALDCSKIEQTFGLAMEDWRPELARIVEYLQKSEQPPRV from the coding sequence ATGGCCGATAACACCAAGATCTTGCTCTTCGGAGCCGGGGGCATGCTGGGGCGCGAATTGCTGGGCGCGCCGCTGCCCGGCGGCCTGAGTCTGGTGGGGCTAACCAGGGCTCAGGCGGACATCACCTCGCCGGAGCAGGTGGACCGGGCCCTGGCCGAGCACCGGCCCGGCCTGGTCCTCAACGCGGCCGCCTTTTCCAACGTGGACGGGGCCGAAAGCCAACCCAAGGTGGCCCTGGCGGTGAACGCCCAGGGGCCGGGCAACCTGGCCCGGGCCTGTGGCCAGGCCGGCATACCCCTGCTGCAGGTGTCCACGGATTACGTGTTCGGCGGCAGCGGCCAGACCATCCCCTACCGGGAAGACGACCCGCCCGCGCCGCTCAACCAATATGGCCTGACCAAGCTGCGCGGCGAACAACTGGTGCGCCAAGCGTGCCCCAGCCATCTAATCGTGCGCACCTCCTGGCTTTTCGGGGCCCTGTCCCGCAACTTCATCCACCTAATGCTGGAGTTGATGCGCACCCGCGCGGCCATCAAGGTGGTGGCCGATCAGGTGGGCTGCCCCACCTCGGCCGGTGACCTGGCCCAAGGGCTGTTGCGCCTGGCGGGTCTGGTGTTGTCCCAGCGCGAACCCGTCTGGGGCACCTATCATCTAAGCGGTCCCTTGGTGCTCAATCGCTACGAGTTCGCCCAAATGATTTGGGCCGAGGCCTGCAAGCGCCTGGACAAGGATCTGGTCATCGAGCCGGTGGGCAGCGAGGCCTTTGCCGCCCCGGCCAAGCGGCCGGCCTATTCCGCTTTGGATTGTAGTAAGATAGAGCAAACTTTCGGCCTGGCCATGGAAGACTGGCGTCCGGAGTTGGCCCGCATCGTGGAATATTTGCAGAAATCGGAGCAACCACCCCGTGTATAA
- the recJ gene encoding single-stranded-DNA-specific exonuclease RecJ, with the protein MVPSPPPLTWRVKEPTPEAAAALSRSLGLPPLAAQILCHRDLHDPEQARRFLCPGLEQLPMPEEMLGLPQALEIIIPAIRSGAVIGVAGDYDADGVTATALLVEFLEACGASVVWDLPHRVKDGYGFKPQRARRLAQAGAQVIVTADCGISDHEGVNEATRLGLPVVVTDHHLLPPGPLVPAAAVVNPKQEACGMSVHLAGVGVAFYLAAGIRAALREAGWFKDRPEPNLRHSLDLVALGTCADVVPLVEANRVLVAEGLKVMSQGLRPGLAALAKVAGRKGVLDTMDLGFYLAPRINAAGRLDSPDPALELLLASEEGQALRRAQRLDRLNGDRREVESVIFEQALKCIGDDASLQEAACLVLGGEGWHQGVLGIVAGRLLERTGRPTMLFSVQNGTAVGSGRSREGFHLQRALAANAELLTHYGGHALAAGATMPSADLGRLAQALALEAARHLPPDTGQALDIDAQVSLGQLGPQMLEHIGRLAPFGQANPEPMLCAHGLEVDSCRVVGENHLKMELSQDGVRLPAIAFNCDEPWIENGSRLSAAFIPRISTFRGPHLEMVIKDLRPSA; encoded by the coding sequence ATGGTACCTTCACCCCCACCGCTGACTTGGCGGGTCAAAGAGCCCACCCCCGAGGCCGCCGCGGCGCTGTCCCGTTCCCTGGGGCTGCCGCCCCTGGCCGCCCAGATCTTGTGCCATCGCGACCTGCACGACCCCGAGCAGGCCCGGCGCTTCCTTTGCCCGGGCCTGGAGCAGCTTCCCATGCCCGAGGAGATGCTGGGGCTTCCCCAAGCCCTGGAGATAATCATCCCGGCCATACGCTCCGGCGCGGTCATCGGGGTGGCCGGGGACTACGACGCCGACGGCGTGACCGCCACCGCCCTGCTGGTGGAGTTTCTGGAGGCCTGCGGCGCTTCGGTAGTGTGGGATTTGCCGCACAGGGTCAAAGACGGCTACGGCTTCAAGCCCCAGCGGGCCCGGCGCCTGGCCCAGGCCGGGGCCCAGGTCATCGTGACCGCCGATTGTGGTATCAGCGATCACGAGGGGGTGAACGAGGCCACCCGCCTGGGCCTGCCGGTGGTGGTCACCGACCATCACCTGCTTCCGCCCGGCCCCCTGGTGCCCGCCGCGGCGGTGGTCAACCCCAAGCAGGAGGCCTGCGGCATGTCGGTCCACCTGGCCGGGGTGGGCGTGGCCTTTTATCTGGCCGCCGGCATCCGGGCCGCCCTTCGCGAGGCGGGCTGGTTCAAGGACCGGCCCGAGCCCAACTTGCGCCACAGCCTGGACCTGGTGGCCCTGGGCACCTGCGCCGACGTGGTGCCCCTGGTGGAAGCCAACCGGGTCTTGGTGGCCGAGGGGCTCAAGGTGATGAGCCAGGGTCTGCGCCCCGGCCTGGCCGCCCTGGCCAAGGTGGCCGGGCGCAAAGGCGTGTTGGACACCATGGATCTGGGTTTCTACCTGGCCCCGCGCATAAACGCCGCCGGCCGCCTGGACAGCCCGGACCCGGCCCTGGAGCTGCTGCTGGCCTCGGAGGAGGGGCAGGCCCTGCGCCGCGCCCAGCGTCTGGACCGCCTCAACGGCGACCGCCGGGAGGTGGAATCGGTTATCTTCGAGCAAGCGCTAAAATGCATCGGAGACGATGCCTCCCTGCAAGAGGCGGCCTGTCTGGTGCTGGGCGGCGAAGGCTGGCACCAGGGAGTCCTGGGCATCGTGGCCGGCCGGCTTTTGGAGCGCACCGGACGGCCAACCATGCTGTTTTCCGTGCAAAACGGTACGGCGGTGGGTTCGGGCCGCTCGCGGGAGGGCTTTCATCTGCAACGGGCCCTGGCCGCCAACGCCGAGTTGCTCACCCATTACGGCGGGCACGCCTTGGCCGCCGGGGCCACCATGCCCAGCGCCGACCTGGGGCGCCTGGCCCAGGCCCTGGCCCTGGAAGCGGCCCGCCATTTGCCGCCGGACACCGGCCAGGCGCTGGACATCGACGCCCAGGTGAGCCTGGGCCAGCTCGGCCCCCAGATGCTGGAGCACATCGGGCGCTTGGCCCCCTTTGGCCAGGCCAACCCCGAGCCCATGCTCTGCGCCCATGGCCTGGAGGTGGACTCTTGCCGGGTGGTCGGGGAAAACCACCTAAAAATGGAGCTGTCGCAAGATGGCGTGCGCCTGCCCGCCATCGCCTTCAACTGCGACGAGCCTTGGATCGAAAACGGCTCCCGGCTCTCGGCGGCCTTCATTCCCCGCATATCCACCTTCCGGGGGCCGCACCTGGAAATGGTGATCAAGGATCTGCGCCCCTCCGCCTGA